One region of Sardina pilchardus chromosome 18, fSarPil1.1, whole genome shotgun sequence genomic DNA includes:
- the gtf2a1l gene encoding TFIIA-alpha and beta-like factor, with protein sequence MHSSANALCKLYLSVIDDVIENVRETFLDEGVEEGVLNELRQLWVSKVMQSKAVEGFRKDTINPSNFVLQLPANYTQTLQKQSASIILPPGQNVQNYTAKAGGAGAVATFSLPPGVTYPVHIPAGVTLQTASGHFYKVNVPVVVTQAPRSNRVFTQPAAQRAPPRPPPPQPAPSQARPTIQQAPAQTSNSEPTPAASSSTASGPQPDGSVAQADQPPPKEPPAPVDETPQAPVPQSVPPPPPVTPQPVPESPGDFTLEGIDFSPHPEGTLKQEQGQLPACEVGEGASNSNSLDTPEKEVKEEAPDGLPVSDGTAFFSLGSQLDEAIKMELLRDFNYSGLEDIVQLDGAGDGSSEEEEVDIGGPVGENDFLGMISAEALHVLEEAGGSDDSSSTSSSDMEKEEVIEELDPLNSGDDVSEQDIPDLFDTENVIVCQYEKIHRSKNRWKFNLRDGVMCYGGKDYVFSRAIGEAEW encoded by the exons ATGCATTCAAGCGCAAATGCATTG TGCAAACTTTATCTTTCGGTTATTGACGATGTCATCGAAAATGTGCGAGAGACGTTTCTGGATGAAGGAGTGGAAGAGGGTGTCCTGAATGAACTTCGTCAG TTGTGGGTGTCAAAGGTCATGCAGTCTAAAGCAGTGGAGGGTTTCCGAAAGGATACCATAAATCCATCAAACTTTGTTCTTCAGCTTCCTGCCAACTACACTCAAACCCTTCAAAAACAGTCTG CCTCAATCATCCTTCCGCCTGgacagaatgtgcagaactacACAGCTAAGGCG ggtggtgctggtgccgtTGCTACGTTCTCTCTTCCACCTGGAGTTACGTATCCGGTACACATCCCAGCAGGAGTCACACTACAAACTGCCTCAG GCCATTTCTACAAAGTAAATGTACCTGTGGTGGTAACTCAGGCTCCTAGATCCAACCGTGTATTCACTCAGCCCGCCGCCCAGCGAGCCCCTCCTCGTCCGCCCCCTCCTCAGCCAGCCCCCAGCCAAGCCCGCCCCACCATCCAGCAGGCACCCGCCCAGACCTCTAATTCAGAGCCCACTCCAGCAGCCTCATCATCCACCGCCTCTGGGCCCCAGCCCGATGGGTCAGTCGCTCAGGCAGACCAGCCGCCGCCGAAGGAGCCTCCAGCACCCGTGGATGAAACCCCACAGGCTCCAGTTCCTCAGTCCGTCCCGCCACCGCCTCCTGTGACTCCCCAGCCAGTCCCGGAGAGCCCTGGGGACTTCACCCTGGAGGGCATCGATTTCAGCCCTCACCCCGAGGGGACTCTCAAACAGGAGCAGGGCCAGCTGCCGGCCtgtgaggtgggggagggggccagcaacagcaacagcctgGACACACCTGAGaaagaggtgaaggaggaggctcCCGACGGACTTCCTGTGTCAGACGGCACAGCGTTCTTCAGCCTTGGGAGCCAACTGGATGAAGCCATTAAG ATGGAACTCTTGAGGGACTTCAACTACAGCGGGCTGGAGGACATAGTGCAGTTGGACGGGGCTGGTGATGGCAGctccgaggaagaggaggtggacatCGGAGGGCCGGTGGGAGAGAACGACTTTCTGGGCATGATCAGTGCGGAGGCCCTGCATGTCCTCGAGGAGGCTGGTGGCAGCGatgacagcagcagcacctcgAGCAGTGACATGGAGAAGGAAGAGGTCATAGAGGAG CTGGACCCCCTGAACTCAGGAGACGACGTGAGTGAACAGGACATCCCAGATCTTTTTGACACCGAGAATGTCATTGTATGTCAGTATGAAAAG ATTCATCGCAGTAAGAACCGTTGGAAGTTCAACCTGAGGGATGGAGTCATGTGTTACGGGGGAAAGGATTACGTTTTCTCCCGTGCCATTGGAGAAGCGGAGTGGTAA